In a genomic window of Festucalex cinctus isolate MCC-2025b chromosome 11, RoL_Fcin_1.0, whole genome shotgun sequence:
- the LOC144030230 gene encoding high affinity cGMP-specific 3',5'-cyclic phosphodiesterase 9A isoform X2 gives MATKIIYFTVNGRPEQAEFPVNCPAQDVKDLFRSAAEAGPHDILKLYNPKGNIINISPNLEPNKPNTCYKLEVVASGCNSEPLGVELAGALGFDLSSMEKRLKDLEKKILIEAGTTPAVVYKMKKQVDSFREKLESVEHLSWLGLFKDLSEGAHKPSPFYHKRTLHKTKEECEHVLEKFLQMSSLEVSEEVRQYLKTPTFDNWQWEDAEIMVLLQVMYTDLDFVATYNIEPEVLQQFLFEVYRRYNNIPFHNFKHCFCVTQMMYGLIWLTDLRSKMDSIDLLIMLTSAVCHDLDHTGYNNAYQINARTELALRYNDISPLENHHCAVAFDILEKKESNIFRNVSLEQYKWIREGIIKCILATDMTRHNEILNKFKSILSSFDFDNKDHRDVLMMILIKVSDISNEARPMEVAEPWLDCLLQEFYNQSDAEKLEGLPVTPFMDRDKITKPSSQTGFIRFVLLPLFIELANLFPCLEHIINPVRKALDYYTEMEKALEREKQNRTPCENGFKSKDITVGQTSVPEASSPDTQCD, from the exons ATGGCAACAAAAATTATTTACTTCACAGTAAATGGGAGACCAGAGCAAGCTGAGTTCCCGGTAAATTGTCCTGCTCAAGATGTAAAAG ATCTGTTCCGATCTGCAGCTGAAGCGGGTCCACATGACATCCTAAAACTTTACAATCCCAAAGGCAACATCATCAACATCTCACCAAATCTGGAGCCTAACAAGCCAAACACCTGCTACAAACTGGAAGTGGTGGCTTCTGGCTGCAACAGCGAGCCATTAG GGGTGGAGCTTGCTGGTGCACTTGGATTTGATCTCTCATCTATGGAGAAAAG ACTTAAAGACCTGGAAAAGAAAATCCTCATTGAAGCAGGAACAACGCCTGCAGTCGTCTACAAGATGAAGAAACAGGTGGATTCCTTCCGGGAGAAACTCGAG AGTGTGGAGCATCTTAGCTGGCTTGGGTTATTCAAGGACTTGTCAGAGGGAGCACACAAGCCATCTCCATTCTACCACAAGAGAACCTTgcataaaacaaaagaggaatgtGAGCATGTGCTTGAAAAGTTCCTTCAAATGAG CTCTCTGGAGGTATCAGAGGAAGTGAGGCAGTACTTAAAGACTCCAACATTTGACAACTG GCAGTGGGAGGATGCAGAGATCATGGTGCTTCTGCAAGTCATGTACACAGACTTGGATTTTGTCGCTACCTACAATATTGAACCTGAAGTACTACAACAGTTTTTGTTTGAGGTGTACCGCAGATACAACAACATCCCTTTCCATAACTTCAAGCACTGCTTCTGTGTCACCCAGATG ATGTATGGTTTAATCTGGTTGACTGACCTGAGAAGTAAGATGGACAGCATTGACCTGCTGATCATGCTGACCTCTGCAGTTTGCCATGACCTTGACCACACTGGCTACAATAATGCCTACCAG ATAAATGCTCGGACGGAACTGGCCCTTCGCTACAATGACATCTCCCCCTTGGAGAATCACCACTGCGCTGTCGCTTTTGATATCCTGGAGAAG AAAGAGAGCAACATCTTCAGAAATGTGTCTCTGGAGCAATACAAATGGATAAGGGAAGGCATTATTAA ATGCATTCTGGCCACTGACATGACAAGACACAATGAGATCCTCAACAAGTTCAAATCCATTCTGTCTTCGTTTGACTTTGACAACAAGGATCACAGAGATGTG CTTATGATGATTCTGATCAAAGTAAGTGACATCTCCAATGAAGCACGCCCCATGGAAGTGGCAGAGCCCTGGCTGGATTGTCTTTTGCAGGAATTCTACAACCAG AGTGATGCAGAGAAGTTAGAGGGTCTTCCTGTCACCCCTTTCATGGACCGGGACAAGATAACCAAACCGTCATCTCAAACTGGCTTCAtcagatttgtgcttttgccgcTCTTTATAGAGCTAGCCAACCTTTTTCCCTGTCTGGAG CACATCATCAATCCAGTGCGGAAGGCCCTTGACTACTACACCGAGATGGAGAAGGCCCTGGAGAGAGAGAAACAAAACCGGACGCCATGTGAAAATGGATTCAAGAGCAAAGATATAACAGTTGGCCAGACCTCTGTGCCTGAAGCCTCAAGTCCAGACACACAATGCGACTAA
- the LOC144030230 gene encoding high affinity cGMP-specific 3',5'-cyclic phosphodiesterase 9A isoform X3, translating to MATKIIYFTVNGRPEQAEFPVNCPAQDVKDLFRSAAEAGPHDILKLYNPKGNIINISPNLEPNKPNTCYKLEVVASGCNSEPLGVELAGALGFDLSSMEKRLKDLEKKILIEAGTTPAVVYKMKKQVDSFREKLESVEHLSWLGLFKDLSEGAHKPSPFYHKRTLHKTKEECEHVLEKFLQMSSLEVSEEVRQYLKTPTFDNWQWEDAEIMVLLQVMYTDLDFVATYNIEPEVLQQFLFEVYRRYNNIPFHNFKHCFCVTQMMYGLIWLTDLRSKMDSIDLLIMLTSAVCHDLDHTGYNNAYQINARTELALRYNDISPLENHHCAVAFDILEKDHRDVLMMILIKVSDISNEARPMEVAEPWLDCLLQEFYNQSDAEKLEGLPVTPFMDRDKITKPSSQTGFIRFVLLPLFIELANLFPCLEQHIINPVRKALDYYTEMEKALEREKQNRTPCENGFKSKDITVGQTSVPEASSPDTQCD from the exons ATGGCAACAAAAATTATTTACTTCACAGTAAATGGGAGACCAGAGCAAGCTGAGTTCCCGGTAAATTGTCCTGCTCAAGATGTAAAAG ATCTGTTCCGATCTGCAGCTGAAGCGGGTCCACATGACATCCTAAAACTTTACAATCCCAAAGGCAACATCATCAACATCTCACCAAATCTGGAGCCTAACAAGCCAAACACCTGCTACAAACTGGAAGTGGTGGCTTCTGGCTGCAACAGCGAGCCATTAG GGGTGGAGCTTGCTGGTGCACTTGGATTTGATCTCTCATCTATGGAGAAAAG ACTTAAAGACCTGGAAAAGAAAATCCTCATTGAAGCAGGAACAACGCCTGCAGTCGTCTACAAGATGAAGAAACAGGTGGATTCCTTCCGGGAGAAACTCGAG AGTGTGGAGCATCTTAGCTGGCTTGGGTTATTCAAGGACTTGTCAGAGGGAGCACACAAGCCATCTCCATTCTACCACAAGAGAACCTTgcataaaacaaaagaggaatgtGAGCATGTGCTTGAAAAGTTCCTTCAAATGAG CTCTCTGGAGGTATCAGAGGAAGTGAGGCAGTACTTAAAGACTCCAACATTTGACAACTG GCAGTGGGAGGATGCAGAGATCATGGTGCTTCTGCAAGTCATGTACACAGACTTGGATTTTGTCGCTACCTACAATATTGAACCTGAAGTACTACAACAGTTTTTGTTTGAGGTGTACCGCAGATACAACAACATCCCTTTCCATAACTTCAAGCACTGCTTCTGTGTCACCCAGATG ATGTATGGTTTAATCTGGTTGACTGACCTGAGAAGTAAGATGGACAGCATTGACCTGCTGATCATGCTGACCTCTGCAGTTTGCCATGACCTTGACCACACTGGCTACAATAATGCCTACCAG ATAAATGCTCGGACGGAACTGGCCCTTCGCTACAATGACATCTCCCCCTTGGAGAATCACCACTGCGCTGTCGCTTTTGATATCCTGGAGAAG GATCACAGAGATGTG CTTATGATGATTCTGATCAAAGTAAGTGACATCTCCAATGAAGCACGCCCCATGGAAGTGGCAGAGCCCTGGCTGGATTGTCTTTTGCAGGAATTCTACAACCAG AGTGATGCAGAGAAGTTAGAGGGTCTTCCTGTCACCCCTTTCATGGACCGGGACAAGATAACCAAACCGTCATCTCAAACTGGCTTCAtcagatttgtgcttttgccgcTCTTTATAGAGCTAGCCAACCTTTTTCCCTGTCTGGAG CAGCACATCATCAATCCAGTGCGGAAGGCCCTTGACTACTACACCGAGATGGAGAAGGCCCTGGAGAGAGAGAAACAAAACCGGACGCCATGTGAAAATGGATTCAAGAGCAAAGATATAACAGTTGGCCAGACCTCTGTGCCTGAAGCCTCAAGTCCAGACACACAATGCGACTAA
- the LOC144030230 gene encoding high affinity cGMP-specific 3',5'-cyclic phosphodiesterase 9A isoform X1 — protein sequence MATKIIYFTVNGRPEQAEFPVNCPAQDVKDLFRSAAEAGPHDILKLYNPKGNIINISPNLEPNKPNTCYKLEVVASGCNSEPLGVELAGALGFDLSSMEKRLKDLEKKILIEAGTTPAVVYKMKKQVDSFREKLESVEHLSWLGLFKDLSEGAHKPSPFYHKRTLHKTKEECEHVLEKFLQMSSLEVSEEVRQYLKTPTFDNWQWEDAEIMVLLQVMYTDLDFVATYNIEPEVLQQFLFEVYRRYNNIPFHNFKHCFCVTQMMYGLIWLTDLRSKMDSIDLLIMLTSAVCHDLDHTGYNNAYQINARTELALRYNDISPLENHHCAVAFDILEKKESNIFRNVSLEQYKWIREGIIKCILATDMTRHNEILNKFKSILSSFDFDNKDHRDVLMMILIKVSDISNEARPMEVAEPWLDCLLQEFYNQSDAEKLEGLPVTPFMDRDKITKPSSQTGFIRFVLLPLFIELANLFPCLEQHIINPVRKALDYYTEMEKALEREKQNRTPCENGFKSKDITVGQTSVPEASSPDTQCD from the exons ATGGCAACAAAAATTATTTACTTCACAGTAAATGGGAGACCAGAGCAAGCTGAGTTCCCGGTAAATTGTCCTGCTCAAGATGTAAAAG ATCTGTTCCGATCTGCAGCTGAAGCGGGTCCACATGACATCCTAAAACTTTACAATCCCAAAGGCAACATCATCAACATCTCACCAAATCTGGAGCCTAACAAGCCAAACACCTGCTACAAACTGGAAGTGGTGGCTTCTGGCTGCAACAGCGAGCCATTAG GGGTGGAGCTTGCTGGTGCACTTGGATTTGATCTCTCATCTATGGAGAAAAG ACTTAAAGACCTGGAAAAGAAAATCCTCATTGAAGCAGGAACAACGCCTGCAGTCGTCTACAAGATGAAGAAACAGGTGGATTCCTTCCGGGAGAAACTCGAG AGTGTGGAGCATCTTAGCTGGCTTGGGTTATTCAAGGACTTGTCAGAGGGAGCACACAAGCCATCTCCATTCTACCACAAGAGAACCTTgcataaaacaaaagaggaatgtGAGCATGTGCTTGAAAAGTTCCTTCAAATGAG CTCTCTGGAGGTATCAGAGGAAGTGAGGCAGTACTTAAAGACTCCAACATTTGACAACTG GCAGTGGGAGGATGCAGAGATCATGGTGCTTCTGCAAGTCATGTACACAGACTTGGATTTTGTCGCTACCTACAATATTGAACCTGAAGTACTACAACAGTTTTTGTTTGAGGTGTACCGCAGATACAACAACATCCCTTTCCATAACTTCAAGCACTGCTTCTGTGTCACCCAGATG ATGTATGGTTTAATCTGGTTGACTGACCTGAGAAGTAAGATGGACAGCATTGACCTGCTGATCATGCTGACCTCTGCAGTTTGCCATGACCTTGACCACACTGGCTACAATAATGCCTACCAG ATAAATGCTCGGACGGAACTGGCCCTTCGCTACAATGACATCTCCCCCTTGGAGAATCACCACTGCGCTGTCGCTTTTGATATCCTGGAGAAG AAAGAGAGCAACATCTTCAGAAATGTGTCTCTGGAGCAATACAAATGGATAAGGGAAGGCATTATTAA ATGCATTCTGGCCACTGACATGACAAGACACAATGAGATCCTCAACAAGTTCAAATCCATTCTGTCTTCGTTTGACTTTGACAACAAGGATCACAGAGATGTG CTTATGATGATTCTGATCAAAGTAAGTGACATCTCCAATGAAGCACGCCCCATGGAAGTGGCAGAGCCCTGGCTGGATTGTCTTTTGCAGGAATTCTACAACCAG AGTGATGCAGAGAAGTTAGAGGGTCTTCCTGTCACCCCTTTCATGGACCGGGACAAGATAACCAAACCGTCATCTCAAACTGGCTTCAtcagatttgtgcttttgccgcTCTTTATAGAGCTAGCCAACCTTTTTCCCTGTCTGGAG CAGCACATCATCAATCCAGTGCGGAAGGCCCTTGACTACTACACCGAGATGGAGAAGGCCCTGGAGAGAGAGAAACAAAACCGGACGCCATGTGAAAATGGATTCAAGAGCAAAGATATAACAGTTGGCCAGACCTCTGTGCCTGAAGCCTCAAGTCCAGACACACAATGCGACTAA
- the nifk gene encoding MKI67 FHA domain-interacting nucleolar phosphoprotein, which produces MTESKGEVSSKPGKELLSLNPDQEREFKKKVKEVKSNKGNRLTPGVIYVGHLPRGLFEPQLRAYFEQFGAVLRLRLSRSKKTGGSKGYAFVEFDCDEVAKIVAETMNNYLMGERLIKCHVIPPEKLHEKLFAASQRTFKKPSKPAVARYNKKRTSEQVVKMTNNLLQKERKLRKRLAAQGIDYDFPGFAAHVPQKKKADDSLNESTSTNDTTPMCTPSFLERRKAMVSDDDEIVIKMPSVDKNDECSSEEEEEEEEKEEDDDDDDDEEEDGDSD; this is translated from the exons ATGACTGAAAGTAAAGGAGAAGTGAGTTCTAAGCCTGGAAAAGAGCTACTGTCGTTGAATCCTGACCAAGAGCGCGAGTTCAAAAAGAAGGTGAAGGAGGTGAAGTCCAACAAG GGAAACCGTTTAACACCTGGGGTGATTTATGTTGGCCATTTGCCTCGTGGGCTCTTTGAGCCACAGCTCAGAGCCTACTTCGAACAGTTTGGGGCCGTTTTACGGCTACGACTATCCAGGAGTAAAAAG ACAGGAGGAAGCAAAGGCTACGCGTTTGTGGAGTTTGATTGTGATGAAGTAGCCAAGATTGTGGCTGAGACCATGAACAATTACCTGATGGGAGAAAGACTTATTAAAT GCCATGTAATTCCACCAGAAAAATTGCATGAGAAATTGTTTGCTGCCTCCCAGAGGACCTTTAAAAAACCTTCAAAGCCAGCTGTTGCCCGCTACAACAAGAAGCGCACAAGTGAGCAAGTTGTCAAAATGACCAACAATCTCCTCCAAAAGGAGAGGAAGCTCCGCAAGAGGCTGGCAGCACAAGGCATTGACTATGACTTCCCGGGTTTT gctgCTCATGTACCCCAGAAGAAGAAAGCTGATGATTCCTTGAATGAGTCTACATCTACTAAT GACACCACACCAATGTGCACTCCTTCTTTCCTGGAGAGAAGGAAGGCCATGGtcagtgatgatgatgagattGTCATCAAAATGCCATCTGTAGACAAAAATGATGAGTGCTcctcggaggaggaggaggaggaagaagaaaaagaggaggatgatgatgatgatgatgatgaggaggaggatggaGATTCTGATTGA